The Polyangiaceae bacterium genome window below encodes:
- a CDS encoding hemerythrin domain-containing protein, whose translation MNTTEWLKRDHELILDALDVLAITAKWAQAGGVVPEQHMRKLIAFFREFADDYHHQKEEQVLFPALLAAGMPRQGPVAVMLREHDMGRDLLRRIEVSLPELDVEAALDYVDLLSLHIRKENEILFYMADRLLEGCDQQLLAQMLTKTENAVPQIFGQDDYRRNFAEIQQACSE comes from the coding sequence ATGAACACAACTGAATGGCTCAAACGAGATCACGAACTCATTCTCGACGCGCTCGATGTGCTTGCTATCACGGCGAAATGGGCCCAGGCGGGGGGCGTCGTACCCGAGCAGCACATGCGAAAGCTCATCGCATTTTTCCGCGAATTCGCGGACGATTATCATCACCAAAAAGAAGAGCAAGTGCTTTTTCCGGCGCTCTTGGCCGCGGGTATGCCACGCCAAGGTCCTGTGGCGGTGATGCTTCGCGAACATGACATGGGGCGCGATCTCCTCAGGCGGATCGAAGTGTCGCTCCCGGAATTGGACGTGGAAGCGGCGCTCGATTACGTGGACCTCTTGTCGCTGCACATCCGCAAGGAAAACGAAATCCTCTTTTATATGGCGGACCGGCTGCTCGAGGGCTGCGACCAACAGCTCCTTGCGCAGATGCTCACCAAAACCGAAAACGCCGTTCCTCAGATCTTCGGTCAGGATGACTATCGGCGCAATTTCGCCGAAATTCAGCAAGCGTGCAGTGAGTGA
- a CDS encoding molecular chaperone TorD family protein, whose protein sequence is MNTTSEMKRQMAIVRAEGYRVLAVLFGETDTETLSEEASAAASGPLGEFFAHVGETIEEDIVYEHTRMFAQGVAVCPCETSYSRRDKGSQLGQLSALYGLFGAKLGGAESEAPDHICVELEFASLLCLKEALALENGDEENANIAHRAQEVLLCEHLGAFVPRFVQRLVTSTDVPYYQAIAESLARFITWDLERNGWQPEKWAAQLPMMDAEEFDRPVCPMAAEA, encoded by the coding sequence ATGAATACGACGAGCGAAATGAAGCGACAAATGGCCATCGTACGAGCCGAAGGTTATCGAGTCTTGGCCGTGCTGTTTGGCGAGACGGACACGGAGACGCTTTCGGAGGAGGCTTCTGCCGCAGCCTCCGGCCCGCTTGGCGAATTCTTCGCGCACGTCGGAGAGACCATCGAGGAGGATATCGTCTACGAGCATACGCGCATGTTTGCGCAAGGCGTGGCCGTTTGTCCGTGTGAAACATCGTATAGCCGCAGGGACAAGGGCAGCCAGCTCGGACAGCTCTCGGCGCTGTACGGCCTTTTCGGTGCGAAATTGGGCGGTGCGGAATCGGAAGCCCCCGACCATATTTGTGTCGAGCTCGAATTTGCATCGCTGCTTTGTCTCAAAGAGGCGCTGGCCCTCGAGAATGGCGACGAGGAAAACGCAAACATTGCGCATCGCGCGCAAGAGGTTCTCCTTTGCGAGCATCTCGGGGCGTTCGTGCCGCGCTTCGTACAGCGACTCGTGACGTCCACCGATGTGCCGTATTACCAGGCCATTGCGGAATCTCTGGCCCGCTTCATCACATGGGACCTCGAGCGAAACGGCTGGCAGCCTGAAAAATGGGCGGCGCAATTGCCCATGATGGACGCCGAAGAATTCGACAGGCCCGTGTGTCCGATGGCCGCCGAAGCATGA
- a CDS encoding NnrS family protein, giving the protein MEVVTVNTMLRKRDKRSPAGALLEMGFRPFFLLGSAFSAVAMAIWYLVYRGAVRLPLAGLDPQLWHAHEMVFGFGGAIVGGFLLTAARNWTSLPTASGGALVAIVLAWLAARLIPLAFGTNAIAIMALADMAFLGGVFVSIASPILRSKQTRQIPILGVLFVLGASHAAFYLGAWSHNTNLLRGGLYAGLYAILLMVLLIAARVVPFFVEKGIPGTAKPEEPRWLFVSVPLLFVAYAALDVAGVSMQYGLGAVSALLAILTTVRMGYWYRRGVLSRPLLWVLFVAYAGFPLGFLLRALAMPLGLAPSLALHALSVGAIGVMTLGMMARVTLGHTGRVIASPPRASGVLFGLLACALVARVIGPASGIGDYVVWMSVAQVLWILAFASFAFVFGPMLVAPRVDGKPG; this is encoded by the coding sequence AATGGGTTTTCGCCCATTTTTTCTACTAGGATCGGCGTTTTCTGCCGTGGCCATGGCCATTTGGTACCTGGTCTATCGAGGCGCGGTGCGCCTGCCTCTTGCAGGCCTCGATCCGCAGCTTTGGCATGCGCACGAAATGGTGTTTGGTTTCGGTGGCGCCATCGTTGGCGGGTTTCTGCTCACGGCTGCGCGCAATTGGACGTCCCTTCCGACGGCTTCCGGCGGTGCGCTCGTGGCCATCGTTCTCGCCTGGCTCGCTGCACGATTGATACCGCTTGCATTCGGCACGAACGCCATTGCCATCATGGCCCTGGCCGATATGGCATTCCTCGGCGGGGTCTTCGTGAGCATTGCGAGCCCCATTCTGCGCTCGAAGCAGACGCGGCAAATCCCCATTTTGGGCGTGCTCTTCGTTCTGGGCGCGAGCCACGCTGCGTTTTACCTCGGCGCGTGGTCGCACAATACGAATCTCCTTCGCGGCGGGCTATACGCGGGTCTGTACGCGATCCTCTTGATGGTCCTCCTCATTGCGGCGCGCGTCGTCCCGTTCTTCGTCGAAAAGGGCATTCCAGGCACCGCCAAACCCGAAGAACCGCGATGGCTCTTCGTCTCCGTGCCGCTGCTTTTCGTAGCGTACGCGGCGCTCGACGTTGCTGGCGTGAGCATGCAATATGGTCTCGGCGCCGTTTCCGCCTTGCTCGCGATTTTGACGACGGTGCGCATGGGCTACTGGTACCGGCGCGGCGTTCTTTCGCGTCCGCTGCTTTGGGTGCTCTTCGTGGCTTATGCTGGTTTCCCGCTCGGGTTTTTGCTTCGAGCGCTCGCGATGCCCCTGGGGCTGGCTCCTTCATTGGCACTTCACGCCTTGAGTGTCGGGGCCATTGGCGTCATGACGCTCGGCATGATGGCGCGCGTGACCCTTGGCCATACGGGTCGCGTGATTGCATCGCCGCCGCGCGCTTCTGGCGTGCTTTTCGGATTGCTCGCTTGCGCGCTCGTGGCACGAGTGATCGGGCCGGCCAGCGGAATCGGTGATTACGTCGTTTGGATGAGCGTCGCGCAGGTGCTTTGGATTCTGGCGTTTGCGAGCTTCGCGTTCGTCTTCGGCCCCATGCTCGTCGCCCCGCGCGTGGATGGCAAGCCTGGTTGA
- a CDS encoding molybdopterin-dependent oxidoreductase — MSGKITRRSLLSLLGTGVAGAAATNAWGFNFLEPLVVENPLAAYPSRSWEDVYRDLYAYDATFTFTCAPNDTHNCILKGYVRNGTLVRIGPTFGYGEAMDASGFGQASHRWDPRVCQKGLALVRRFYGDRRCKYPLVRKGWLEWAEAGFPRDPNTGAVDPKYLRRGLDPFVRVSWEQTFELAAKGFQSIAKDYSGEQGKKWLTAQGFDPAMIEATEGVGTQVIKMRGGMPLLGLTRIFGQYRFANTLSLLDAKVRNVEPDKALGARGWDNFTWHTDLPPGHPMVTGQQAVDWDLVLAEKANLLVVWGMNWITTKMPDAHWLTEARLKGTKVVVIAAEYSATMNKSDLGLVVRPGTTPALALGFAHVILSEKLYDVEFIKANTDLPSLIRLDTFERLRADDVLDLESKGGTGLFVVKKGESSPAAVDQDRGVVNEAIVDKFAPFVVWDAKDNKPVAVSRDEIGAKWKERKIDAALEGEVEVTLKDGSKVKCKPSFDLIKQYVLDNFDPASVSEMTWAPVEGIQTIAREIAKNPEKTLFACGMGPNQFFNNDLKDRAVLLVASLSRNIGFVGGNVGSYSGNYRAGYFNGLPQYIFEDMFDLELDPEKPSRVKSRVRFESVHYWNHGDAPLRMGKELLTGKSHIPTPTKAVWVSNSNSLIGNAKGHYETVFNTMKRVDMLIVNEWWWTASCEYADIVFPVDAWAEFKHPDATASVTNPFISVFPRTPFERIYKTKSDIECSAGVAKALAKLTGDDRFAKAWKFVDDGRVDVYLQRIFDASSMARGIDFLKAEDDAKRGVPTIIQSRTYPKSVGWEQAYEDKPWYTRTGRLEFYRDEKEFLESGENLPVHREPIDSTFYEPNVIVGKPHPALRPKGPEAYGIKRDDLEGDVRQARHVLKPWSEVKETKHPLNAHDASYKFIFHTPKYRHGAHTTPVDTDIVAVWFGPFGDMLRHDTRTPFVTESYLEMHPLDCKDLGCEDGDYVYVDADPHDRPFKGWKDKDRAEEYKVARLLCRIRFYPGTPRGVIRMWHNMYGATHGTMRGAATHPYGLARNPDTGYQALFRAGSHQSCTRGFIKPTHMTDTLVRKNSLTQMMGQGFEPDVHCPTGAPRESFVKVTRAEAGGIGGKGLWRPAEKGLTPTHETEAMKRFLAGKYVSVKG; from the coding sequence ATGTCGGGTAAAATAACGAGGCGCTCATTGCTGTCTCTGCTGGGCACGGGCGTTGCCGGTGCAGCAGCGACGAACGCTTGGGGGTTCAATTTCTTGGAGCCGCTGGTCGTGGAAAACCCGCTGGCGGCGTATCCAAGCCGGTCGTGGGAAGACGTATATCGTGATTTGTATGCGTACGATGCGACGTTTACATTCACGTGTGCGCCCAACGATACGCACAATTGCATCCTCAAGGGATACGTTCGAAACGGTACGCTCGTTCGTATCGGGCCGACGTTTGGTTATGGTGAAGCGATGGATGCGTCTGGGTTTGGCCAAGCGTCTCATCGCTGGGATCCGCGCGTGTGCCAAAAAGGTTTGGCGCTCGTGCGAAGGTTTTACGGCGATCGGCGCTGCAAGTACCCGCTCGTGCGCAAGGGATGGCTCGAATGGGCCGAGGCGGGTTTTCCGCGCGACCCGAATACGGGCGCGGTCGATCCGAAATACCTGCGCCGGGGACTCGATCCGTTCGTCCGCGTGAGTTGGGAGCAGACGTTCGAGCTTGCGGCGAAGGGTTTCCAATCCATTGCGAAGGACTACAGCGGCGAGCAGGGCAAGAAGTGGCTCACGGCGCAAGGTTTCGATCCGGCGATGATCGAGGCTACCGAGGGTGTGGGGACGCAGGTCATCAAGATGCGTGGCGGCATGCCGCTGCTAGGGCTGACGCGCATTTTCGGCCAATACCGATTCGCGAATACCTTGTCGCTGCTCGACGCCAAAGTCCGCAACGTCGAACCGGACAAAGCTTTGGGCGCTCGCGGTTGGGACAACTTCACCTGGCATACCGATTTGCCTCCGGGACATCCGATGGTCACGGGACAGCAGGCCGTGGACTGGGACTTGGTGTTGGCTGAGAAGGCGAATCTCTTGGTGGTCTGGGGCATGAATTGGATCACCACCAAAATGCCCGATGCGCATTGGCTGACCGAAGCGCGGCTCAAGGGAACGAAAGTCGTCGTGATTGCGGCCGAATATTCCGCGACGATGAACAAGTCCGACTTGGGCTTGGTCGTGCGTCCGGGCACGACACCGGCGCTCGCCTTGGGGTTTGCCCACGTCATCCTCAGCGAAAAGCTGTACGATGTCGAGTTCATCAAGGCCAATACGGATCTGCCTTCGCTCATTCGGCTCGACACGTTTGAACGATTGCGTGCGGATGACGTCTTGGACCTCGAATCGAAGGGCGGAACCGGTTTGTTCGTGGTCAAAAAAGGCGAGTCATCGCCGGCGGCGGTGGATCAGGATCGCGGCGTCGTCAATGAGGCAATCGTCGACAAGTTCGCTCCGTTCGTCGTATGGGACGCGAAAGACAACAAACCGGTGGCCGTGAGCCGCGATGAAATTGGCGCGAAGTGGAAGGAGCGCAAAATCGACGCTGCGCTCGAGGGCGAAGTCGAGGTTACGCTCAAGGATGGAAGCAAGGTCAAGTGCAAGCCGAGCTTCGACTTGATCAAGCAATACGTGCTCGACAACTTTGATCCGGCGTCCGTCAGTGAAATGACGTGGGCGCCGGTCGAGGGGATTCAGACGATCGCACGGGAAATCGCCAAGAACCCCGAAAAAACACTCTTCGCCTGCGGCATGGGGCCGAATCAGTTCTTCAACAACGACCTGAAGGACCGAGCCGTTCTTTTGGTTGCGTCCTTGTCGCGCAACATCGGGTTCGTCGGAGGCAACGTTGGCTCGTATTCGGGCAATTACCGCGCAGGCTACTTCAATGGGCTGCCGCAATACATCTTCGAGGACATGTTCGACCTCGAGCTCGACCCGGAAAAACCGTCGCGGGTGAAATCACGCGTGCGGTTCGAATCGGTGCATTACTGGAACCACGGCGATGCGCCGCTTCGCATGGGCAAAGAATTGCTCACGGGCAAGAGTCACATCCCAACGCCGACGAAGGCCGTGTGGGTATCCAATTCGAACTCGCTCATCGGCAATGCCAAAGGGCATTACGAGACCGTGTTCAATACGATGAAGCGCGTCGACATGCTCATCGTGAACGAATGGTGGTGGACGGCGTCGTGCGAATATGCGGACATCGTCTTCCCGGTCGATGCGTGGGCGGAATTCAAGCATCCGGACGCGACGGCAAGCGTGACGAACCCGTTCATTTCGGTGTTTCCGCGCACGCCTTTCGAGCGCATCTACAAGACGAAGTCGGACATCGAATGCAGCGCCGGCGTCGCGAAAGCTCTGGCAAAGCTCACGGGCGACGATCGTTTTGCCAAAGCGTGGAAATTCGTGGACGATGGACGGGTCGATGTATACCTGCAACGCATCTTCGACGCGTCGAGCATGGCTCGCGGCATCGACTTCTTGAAGGCCGAAGACGACGCCAAGCGCGGCGTGCCGACGATCATTCAATCGCGCACGTACCCGAAATCGGTCGGATGGGAACAAGCCTACGAGGACAAACCTTGGTACACTCGCACCGGGCGGCTCGAGTTCTACCGCGACGAAAAGGAGTTTTTGGAGAGCGGCGAGAACCTGCCCGTGCACCGCGAACCGATCGACTCGACGTTTTACGAACCAAACGTCATCGTGGGCAAGCCGCATCCCGCGCTTCGTCCGAAAGGGCCGGAAGCGTACGGCATCAAGAGAGACGACTTGGAGGGTGACGTGCGACAAGCGCGCCACGTGCTCAAACCGTGGAGTGAAGTCAAGGAGACGAAACATCCGCTGAATGCACACGACGCGAGCTACAAGTTCATCTTTCACACGCCGAAATATCGGCACGGCGCGCATACGACGCCCGTCGATACGGATATCGTGGCGGTTTGGTTCGGGCCTTTCGGCGATATGCTCCGGCACGATACGCGTACGCCATTCGTCACGGAGTCGTATTTGGAAATGCATCCGCTCGATTGCAAGGATCTCGGATGCGAAGACGGCGATTACGTGTACGTGGATGCGGATCCGCACGATCGGCCGTTCAAAGGTTGGAAGGACAAGGATCGGGCCGAAGAATACAAGGTCGCGCGGCTGCTTTGCCGCATCAGGTTTTACCCGGGCACGCCCCGCGGCGTCATTCGCATGTGGCACAACATGTACGGCGCGACGCATGGAACCATGCGTGGAGCGGCGACGCATCCGTACGGTTTGGCGCGAAATCCCGATACGGGCTACCAAGCGCTTTTCCGAGCAGGTTCGCATCAAAGCTGCACGCGCGGATTCATCAAACCGACGCACATGACGGATACGCTCGTGCGCAAGAATTCGTTGACGCAGATGATGGGTCAAGGTTTCGAGCCCGACGTGCATTGTCCGACGGGTGCACCGCGCGAATCGTTCGTGAAGGTGACACGCGCCGAAGCTGGGGGTATCGGCGGAAAGGGGTTGTGGCGTCCGGCTGAAAAAGGGCTGACGCCGACCCACGAGACGGAAGCGATGAAACGCTTCCTCGCAGGCAAGTACGTGTCGGTGAAAGGCTGA
- a CDS encoding radical SAM protein, with product MNRPPAAARVSITDRCDLACVYCRPANGDACLPRERRLDVSAWAELFKALAAQGVRRLKLTGGEPLLHPHVVELVRTAANTPGITDVSLTTNATRLESLAQPLRDAGLSRINISVDSLREDRFRVITRGGELVQVLRGVRAACAAGFDEIKTNTVVLGPGERGDDRNDDELSDIVTWAWSLGITPRFIELMPIGVAAQFPGRLVSYRQMRDALVCLLGTNDEIGKVDDNRGPARYVSASQNRASRVGFITGTTRPFCEGCDRIRITADGQVRSCLARMDCVDVSDAARAGDFADLVQSLHTAWTQKPDTRSWKGSTETSARRVSMRVLGG from the coding sequence ATGAACCGCCCCCCCGCAGCAGCTCGCGTTTCGATTACGGATCGCTGCGATCTCGCATGCGTTTATTGCCGCCCCGCGAATGGCGATGCGTGTTTGCCGCGGGAACGTAGACTCGATGTGTCCGCGTGGGCCGAGCTCTTCAAGGCATTGGCCGCGCAAGGCGTGCGCCGGCTCAAATTGACCGGAGGCGAGCCGCTTTTGCACCCGCACGTCGTGGAGCTCGTACGCACCGCTGCAAACACACCCGGCATTACGGATGTGTCGCTCACGACGAATGCGACTCGATTGGAATCACTGGCCCAGCCGCTGCGCGATGCAGGTTTGTCACGGATCAACATCTCGGTGGACTCGCTGCGAGAAGATAGATTCCGCGTCATCACACGAGGCGGCGAGCTCGTGCAAGTTTTGCGTGGCGTGCGCGCCGCTTGCGCCGCCGGGTTCGACGAGATCAAGACGAATACCGTGGTCCTCGGTCCGGGAGAACGAGGCGACGACCGGAACGACGACGAGCTTTCGGACATCGTCACTTGGGCTTGGTCCCTGGGAATTACGCCGCGATTCATCGAGCTCATGCCCATCGGCGTGGCCGCGCAGTTTCCAGGTCGGCTCGTTTCTTACCGGCAAATGCGCGATGCGCTGGTTTGTCTCCTTGGAACCAATGACGAAATTGGCAAAGTGGACGACAATCGCGGGCCTGCACGTTACGTATCGGCATCCCAAAATCGAGCTTCGCGCGTGGGATTCATTACGGGAACAACGCGTCCTTTCTGTGAAGGATGTGATCGAATTCGCATTACGGCGGATGGTCAGGTGCGCAGTTGTTTGGCGCGGATGGATTGTGTGGATGTGTCGGATGCTGCGCGTGCTGGTGATTTCGCCGACTTGGTACAGAGTCTGCACACAGCATGGACGCAGAAGCCTGATACGAGGAGCTGGAAAGGTTCCACGGAGACTTCGGCACGTCGCGTCAGCATGCGCGTGCTCGGAGGCTGA
- a CDS encoding hemerythrin family protein, producing the protein MNSPPPSVWVPQAYRLNLRVIDYEHGRIFALLRRLEDPRADARWVLDELADYANKHFLVEEELMKAYEYPAAEAHKAAHDLFRSRVGQMMGDLGETGEVLKTVRVFLTSWLINHIDKVDRQLVKWIQEHP; encoded by the coding sequence ATGAATTCACCTCCACCCAGCGTGTGGGTCCCCCAAGCTTACCGACTCAACCTGCGCGTCATCGATTACGAGCACGGTCGTATTTTTGCGCTGCTGCGACGCCTCGAAGATCCACGCGCGGATGCTCGCTGGGTCCTCGACGAGCTGGCAGATTATGCCAACAAGCATTTTTTGGTCGAAGAAGAATTGATGAAGGCGTACGAATATCCCGCCGCCGAAGCGCACAAAGCCGCGCACGATCTGTTTCGGTCGCGAGTCGGGCAAATGATGGGCGATCTTGGGGAAACAGGAGAAGTGCTGAAAACGGTTCGGGTATTCCTCACGAGCTGGCTCATCAACCATATCGACAAGGTCGATCGGCAGCTCGTGAAATGGATTCAGGAGCATCCCTAA
- a CDS encoding dehydrogenase, whose translation MSKVQNWQIGREMEYPYDDARPQRQIAYIFDTNKCIECQTCTVACKTTWTSGKGQEHIFYNNVETKPYGFYPHGWDVNLLDKLGPGEWDGNVYNGKTIFEAGKEIGERALGYAPDEEDYASPNLGEDVCAGSLEQGAFFQNIHNVWMFYLARICNHCTYPGCLSACPRKAIYKRPEDGIVLVDQSRCRGYRECVKACPYKKIFYNSVTRVSEKCIGCYPLIEKGEQPQCVKTCIGKIRLQGFISKPGEERADNPIDYLVRIKKVALPLYAQYGTEPNVYYIPPVHVPIDFTQQMFGPGVQAAMNTYRSAPTDKTLLSALLMFGNTPRIIHSFKNDGDFAVGYEADGKEAVRVPHDEPFFKRDFFDKTRKVFRLNVT comes from the coding sequence ATGAGCAAAGTACAAAACTGGCAAATCGGTCGGGAAATGGAATACCCGTACGACGATGCGCGACCCCAGCGCCAGATCGCGTACATCTTCGATACGAACAAGTGCATCGAGTGTCAAACGTGCACCGTGGCTTGTAAAACGACGTGGACGAGCGGCAAAGGGCAGGAGCACATCTTCTACAACAACGTGGAAACCAAGCCTTATGGGTTTTACCCGCATGGCTGGGACGTGAACCTGCTCGATAAGCTCGGCCCCGGCGAATGGGATGGCAACGTCTACAATGGCAAGACCATCTTCGAGGCTGGGAAGGAAATCGGCGAACGTGCGCTCGGTTATGCGCCGGACGAGGAGGATTACGCGTCGCCGAACCTCGGTGAGGACGTTTGCGCTGGATCGCTCGAGCAGGGCGCGTTTTTCCAGAACATTCACAACGTGTGGATGTTTTACTTGGCGCGCATCTGCAACCATTGCACCTATCCGGGATGTTTGTCGGCCTGCCCGCGCAAAGCCATCTACAAGCGCCCGGAAGACGGCATCGTGCTCGTGGATCAATCGCGTTGTCGCGGGTATCGCGAATGCGTGAAAGCGTGTCCGTACAAGAAGATTTTCTACAATTCGGTCACGCGTGTGTCGGAAAAGTGCATTGGTTGCTATCCGCTCATCGAGAAAGGCGAACAGCCGCAATGCGTCAAGACGTGCATCGGTAAAATTCGGCTCCAAGGCTTCATCAGCAAGCCGGGCGAAGAGCGCGCGGACAATCCCATCGATTACCTCGTGCGGATCAAGAAAGTCGCGCTCCCGCTGTACGCGCAATACGGGACCGAACCGAACGTGTATTACATTCCGCCAGTGCACGTGCCGATCGATTTCACGCAGCAGATGTTCGGGCCGGGTGTGCAAGCGGCCATGAACACGTACCGCAGCGCGCCGACGGACAAGACCCTGCTATCGGCGCTGCTCATGTTCGGCAATACGCCGCGCATCATCCATTCGTTCAAGAATGATGGTGATTTCGCGGTGGGTTACGAGGCGGATGGGAAAGAAGCGGTTCGAGTACCGCATGACGAACCGTTTTTCAAGCGCGATTTCTTCGACAAGACGCGAAAAGTCTTCCGCTTGAACGTGACGTGA
- a CDS encoding molybdopterin molybdotransferase MoeA: MFTYEEALERLLDDAPRLEPEPVSPLECVGRVLAEDVAARAPIPAFDYSAMDGYAFALSDLPSGEKPRLLVVGESRPGGAPLEIVAQGTACRIFTGAPVPKRADTVVAQEDVQREGDAILLTHAIRRGQHVRKQGEDLQVGATALTRGMRLGTRHVGLVAALDRAKVLVAQKPRVVVLTTGDELRAAGTAAAAGSVVDSNGPMISAIAAQCGATVEHRHARDDIDAIRLEVRRALDCADLLLTIGGVSVGSHDHVREAFVMENVALDFWKVAIKPGKPMAFGRFGQGRVIGLPGNPAAAFVTAVLFAQPLLRAMQGDVAARPKWISARAAHEMVLPTGRIQFARATLEVDDDGRLVASLLPQQASGSTVGVARADALAWLPGRGGKLYAGEMLRVLALA, encoded by the coding sequence ATGTTCACCTACGAAGAAGCGCTCGAGCGATTGCTCGACGATGCACCTCGACTCGAGCCCGAGCCTGTCTCGCCGCTCGAATGTGTGGGCCGCGTGCTTGCCGAGGATGTGGCGGCTCGCGCGCCGATACCCGCATTCGATTACAGCGCGATGGATGGGTATGCGTTTGCCCTTTCGGACTTGCCTTCGGGTGAAAAGCCGCGGTTGCTCGTCGTGGGAGAATCTCGGCCGGGTGGCGCGCCTCTGGAAATCGTCGCACAAGGGACGGCTTGTCGCATCTTCACGGGGGCTCCGGTGCCCAAAAGGGCCGATACGGTCGTGGCGCAGGAAGACGTGCAGCGAGAAGGCGACGCCATTTTATTGACGCATGCAATCCGGCGCGGGCAGCACGTGCGAAAGCAGGGCGAGGACTTGCAGGTTGGTGCAACGGCGCTCACTCGAGGAATGCGTCTTGGAACGCGGCACGTGGGGCTCGTGGCGGCATTGGATCGGGCGAAGGTGCTCGTGGCGCAAAAACCGCGCGTCGTGGTGCTCACGACGGGCGACGAATTGCGAGCTGCCGGGACGGCGGCTGCTGCGGGCAGCGTTGTCGACAGCAATGGACCGATGATCAGCGCGATTGCGGCGCAATGCGGGGCGACGGTCGAGCACCGGCATGCTCGTGATGACATCGACGCCATTCGCCTCGAAGTGCGCCGGGCGCTCGATTGTGCCGATCTGCTTTTGACGATTGGCGGCGTGAGCGTCGGATCGCACGACCATGTGCGCGAGGCGTTCGTGATGGAAAACGTGGCGCTCGATTTTTGGAAAGTGGCCATCAAGCCTGGAAAACCCATGGCGTTTGGGCGCTTCGGTCAGGGTCGAGTGATTGGATTGCCGGGAAATCCCGCAGCGGCATTCGTGACGGCGGTCCTTTTTGCGCAGCCGCTTCTTCGGGCGATGCAGGGTGACGTGGCTGCGCGACCGAAGTGGATATCGGCTCGAGCAGCGCATGAAATGGTATTGCCGACGGGCAGGATTCAATTTGCCCGCGCGACGCTCGAGGTAGACGACGACGGGCGGCTCGTGGCTTCGCTCTTGCCGCAGCAAGCTTCGGGCTCGACGGTCGGTGTGGCGCGAGCCGATGCGCTTGCGTGGCTGCCTGGACGAGGTGGGAAGCTTTATGCGGGGGAGATGTTGCGGGTGTTGGCTTTGGCGTAG
- a CDS encoding c-type cytochrome, protein MKTLALILVATSLVWAVGCGKDGGGGGDSIDPATQAEAAKIYMQRCSTCHGPNGAGDGPGAAALNPKPRNLQEAAWQSSVDDAYIEKIIKLGGPGVGKSAAMPPNPDLASNEPVVKALRAKVRALKR, encoded by the coding sequence ATGAAAACTCTCGCACTCATCCTCGTCGCAACGTCGCTCGTTTGGGCCGTTGGCTGCGGCAAAGACGGCGGCGGTGGTGGCGACTCGATCGACCCCGCCACGCAAGCAGAGGCGGCGAAAATCTACATGCAACGCTGCTCGACGTGTCACGGTCCCAATGGTGCCGGTGACGGTCCTGGAGCAGCCGCTTTGAACCCGAAACCTCGTAATCTGCAGGAGGCAGCTTGGCAGTCGAGTGTCGATGATGCGTACATCGAGAAAATCATCAAGCTCGGGGGCCCCGGCGTTGGCAAGAGCGCGGCGATGCCTCCGAATCCCGATCTCGCCAGCAACGAGCCCGTCGTGAAGGCATTGCGTGCCAAAGTTCGGGCCCTCAAGCGGTAA